In the Salarias fasciatus chromosome 13, fSalaFa1.1, whole genome shotgun sequence genome, one interval contains:
- the zmiz1a gene encoding zinc finger MIZ domain-containing protein 1a isoform X2 — translation MNTLPSMDRHIQQTNDRLQCIKQHLQNPANFHSAATELLDWCGDPRAFQRPFEQSLMGCLTVVSRVAAQQGFDLDLGYRLLAVCAANRDKFTPKSAALLSSWCEELGRLLLLRHQKNRQNEPQGKVPMQSGMNSMKPGLTHSDGSFPYDSVPWQQNTNQPPGSLSVVTTVWGVTNTSQSQVLGNPMANSNNPMNPGGNPMGSGMSASGAGLNSPQFNAQQQQFPNKGGSNQPYIQQGMYGRPGYPGGPGGYSGSYSGGPNAPPGGMGMTSHTRPPGDFTQPAAAAAAAAVAAAAATATATATATVAALQETQNKDMNQYGQMCPSFQMGPAPAYSSQFMNQPGPRGPPAGMNPASMGSAMNNPNMSGPPMGMSQARTPGMGPFGAHNQRMPQQGYPGGPRPGMPMQGMKRPYPGEGSYGGQQYGPNSQFQPQQGQYPTSNASRPLPSPNYPSQRMPGQQGQGPYPPGMPMGQYYKQEPFNGQSTNFSGGGYSYGQGNGPPRPGNYPHSPVPGNPTPPMTPGSSIPPYLSPNQDVKPPFPPDMKPNMTALPPPPANPNEELRLTFPVRDGVVLEPFRLEHNLAVSNHVFHLRPSVHQTLMWRSDLELQFKCYHHEDRQMNTNWPASVQVSVNATPLTIERGDNKTSHKPLHLKHVCQPGRNTIQITVTACCCSHLFVLQLVHRPSVRSVLQGLLKKRLLPAEHCITKIKRNFSSVAASAGNTTLNGEDGVEQTAIKVSLKCPITFRRIQLPARGHDCKHVQCFDLESYLQLNCERGTWRCPVCNKTALLEGLEVDQYMWGILNAIQNSEFEEVTIDPTCSWRPVPIKSELHIKEDPDGPLAKRFKTMSPSQMTMPNVMEMIAQLGPGPGPGSGPGPGPGPGPSPYPPHPGQHPSGNGGDYPGAGNSYHSQGNFDFPHGNPSGGGVGGGGGGGGGGGGGGGGGGGPPMNDFMHGPQLSHPPDGPGGLLPQDKPLNHGMNDAMSHSDQSHSSMQPSLHASPHPGSQSGPPLHHGGQSGQPLHHGGQSSQPPRQPQPPPQPQHPGQNSHPHSDLNFNPSSDGQMAQGAQDMPEPSLDLLPELANPEELLSYLDPPDLPANSNDDLLSLFENN, via the exons CCCTGCTGTCCTCGTGGTGCGAGGAGCTGGgtcgcctcctgctgctgcgtcACCAGAAGAACCGGCAGAACGAGCCGCAGGGGAAAGTGCCCATGCAGTCCGGCATGAACAGCATGAAGCCCGGCCTCACACACAG CGATGGATCCTTTCCCTATGATTCTGTCCCCTGGCAACAAAACACCAACCAGCCCCCTGGGTCATTGTCTGTGGTTACCACAGTGTGGGGCGTGACCAATACCTCGCAGAGTCAG GTGCTGGGCAACCCGATGGCAAACAGCAATAACCCCATGAATCCTGGAGGCAACCCGATGGGATCCGGCATGTCCGCCAGCGGAGCGGGGCTCAACTCGCCCCAGTTCaacgctcagcagcagcagttcccgAACAAAGGGGGCTCCAACCAGCCGTACATCCAGCAGGGCATGTACGGCCGGCCCGGCTACCCCGGCGGTCCTGGGGGCTACAGCGGGAG TTACTCTGGGGGCCCTAATGCCCCGCCGGGAGGGATGGGAATGACCTCCCACACTCGACCCCCTGGTGATTTCACTCAGCCAGCTGCCGCTGCCGCAGCTGCTGCCGTCGCCGCTGCAGCTGCCACCGCAACGGCCACAGCAACAGCCACCGTGGCAGCGCTGCAGGAGACCCAGAATAAAGACATGAACCAGTATGGACAG ATGTGTCCGTCGTTTCAAATGGGCCCCGCGCCGGCCTACAGCAGCCAGTTCATGAACCAGCCAGGCCCGCGAGGACCCCCCGCAGGAATGAATCCAGCCAGCATGGGATCGGCCATGAACAACCCCAATATGAGCGGGCCCCCGATGGGGATGAGCCAGGCTCGGACCCCGGGCATGGGGCCCTTTGGAGCGCACAACCAAAGGATGCCGCAGCAAGGGTATCCCGGTGGACCCCGACCGGGCATGCCGATGCAGGGGATGAAGAGGCCGTATCCCGGGGAG GGGAGTTACGGCGGCCAGCAGTATGGGCCGAACAGTCAGTTCCAACCTCAGCAGGGGCAGTATCCCACATCAAACGCATCCCGGCCTCTGCCCTCTCCTAACTACCCCAGCCAGAGGATGCCAGGGCAGCAGGGCCAAGGACCGTATCCACCTGGCATGCCCATGGGCCAGTACTACAAG CAAGAGCCCTTCAACGGTCAGAGCACCAACTTCTCTGGAGGTGGATACTCCTATGGCCAAGGCAACGGG CCTCCCAGGCCCGGTAACTACCCCCACTCCCCAGTCCCCGGAAATCCCACACCCCCCATGACCCCAGGAAGTAGTATTCCTCCATATCTCTCGCCAAACCAGGATGTGAAGCCCCCCTTTCCACCCGACATGAAACCAAATATGACGGCACTTCCGCCCCCTCCAG CCAACCCCAACGAGGAGCTGCGGCTGACGTTCCCCGTCAGGGACGGAGTGGTGCTGGAACCGTTCCGCTTGGAGCACAATCTGGCCGTCAGCAACCACGTCTTCCACCTTCGACCCTCCGTCCACCAAACCCTCATGTGGAG GTCAGACCTGGAGCTGCAGTTTAAGTGCTACCACCATGAAGACAGGCAGATGAACACCAACTGGCCCGCCTCCGTCCAGGTCAGCGTCAACGCCACGCCCCTCACCATCGAGAGGGGCGACAACAAGACTTCCCACAAACCCCTGCACCTGAAGCACGTGTGCCAGCCGGGGAGGAACACCATCCAGATCACCGTCAccgcctgctgctgt TCCCACCTGTTTGTGCTTCAGCTGGTCCACAGGCCATCTGTGCGGTCCGTCCTCCAGGGGCTTCTGAAGAAGAGACTCCTTCCTGCAGAACACTGCATCACCAAGA ttaAGAGGAACTTCAGCAGCGTGGCGGCCTCGGCGGGAAACACCACCCTCAACGGGGAGGACGGTGTCGAGCAGACGGCCATTAAAGTTTCACTGAAGTGTCCCATTACTTTTAGACGAATCCAGCTCCCCGCGCGAGGGCACGACTGCAAACATGTCCAG TGCTTTGATTTGGAGTCCTACTTGCAGCTCAACTGTGAGAGGGGGACCTGGAGGTGTCCTGTGTGCAA taaaacagCGTTACTAGAAGGTCTAGAAGTGGATCAGTATATGTGGGGAATCCTCAATGCCATTCAAAA TTCAGAGTTTGAAGAGGTCACTATAGACCCCACGTGTAGCTGGCGACCGGTCCCCATTAAGTCCGAGCTCCACATCAAAGAAGACCCCGACGGGCCGCTGGCCAAGCGCTTCAAGACCATGAGCCCGAGCCAGATGACCATGCCCAACGTGATGGAGATGATCGCCCAGCTGGGGCCTGGTCCAGGACCGGGTTCGGGGCCCGGACCGGGACCCGGGCCAGGCCCCAGCCCCTACCCTCCGCATCCTGGTCAGCACCCCAGTGGCAACGGGGGCGATTACCCCGGAGCAG GCAACAGTTACCACAGCCAGGGGAACTTTGACTTCCCACATGGGAACCCCTCCGGGggtggagtaggaggaggaggaggaggaggaggtggaggaggaggtgggggaggaggaggaggagggccgcCGATGAATGACTTCATGCATGGCCCTCAGCTCTCCCACCCGCCAGACGGACCCGGCGGTCTCTTACCCCAGGACAAGCCCCTCAACCACGGCATGAACGATGCA ATGTCCCATTCAGATCAGTCCCATAGCTCCATGCAGCCGAGCTTGCATGCGTCTCCCCACCCCGGCAGCCAGTCAGGGCCGCCGTTGCATCACGGCGGCCAGTCAGGGCAGCCCTTGCATCACGGCGGCCAGTCATCACAGCCACCTCGCCAGCCGCAGCCCCCACCGCAGCCCCAGCATCCCGGGCAGAACAGTCACCCGCACAGCGATCTGAACTTTAACCCGTCCTCAGATGGGCAGATGGCTCAGGGAGCGCAGGACATGCCCGAACCCTCGCTGGAT CTACTTCCAGAGCTGGCCAACCCGGAGGAGCTGCTCTCATACCTGGACCCTCCCGACCTTCCTGCCAACAGCAACGACgaccttctctctcttttcgaGAACAACTAG
- the zmiz1a gene encoding zinc finger MIZ domain-containing protein 1a isoform X1, with amino-acid sequence MNTLPSMDRHIQQTNDRLQCIKQHLQNPANFHSAATELLDWCGDPRAFQRPFEQSLMGCLTVVSRVAAQQGFDLDLGYRLLAVCAANRDKFTPKSAETSTCRRCQSDSALLSSWCEELGRLLLLRHQKNRQNEPQGKVPMQSGMNSMKPGLTHSDGSFPYDSVPWQQNTNQPPGSLSVVTTVWGVTNTSQSQVLGNPMANSNNPMNPGGNPMGSGMSASGAGLNSPQFNAQQQQFPNKGGSNQPYIQQGMYGRPGYPGGPGGYSGSYSGGPNAPPGGMGMTSHTRPPGDFTQPAAAAAAAAVAAAAATATATATATVAALQETQNKDMNQYGQMCPSFQMGPAPAYSSQFMNQPGPRGPPAGMNPASMGSAMNNPNMSGPPMGMSQARTPGMGPFGAHNQRMPQQGYPGGPRPGMPMQGMKRPYPGEGSYGGQQYGPNSQFQPQQGQYPTSNASRPLPSPNYPSQRMPGQQGQGPYPPGMPMGQYYKQEPFNGQSTNFSGGGYSYGQGNGPPRPGNYPHSPVPGNPTPPMTPGSSIPPYLSPNQDVKPPFPPDMKPNMTALPPPPANPNEELRLTFPVRDGVVLEPFRLEHNLAVSNHVFHLRPSVHQTLMWRSDLELQFKCYHHEDRQMNTNWPASVQVSVNATPLTIERGDNKTSHKPLHLKHVCQPGRNTIQITVTACCCSHLFVLQLVHRPSVRSVLQGLLKKRLLPAEHCITKIKRNFSSVAASAGNTTLNGEDGVEQTAIKVSLKCPITFRRIQLPARGHDCKHVQCFDLESYLQLNCERGTWRCPVCNKTALLEGLEVDQYMWGILNAIQNSEFEEVTIDPTCSWRPVPIKSELHIKEDPDGPLAKRFKTMSPSQMTMPNVMEMIAQLGPGPGPGSGPGPGPGPGPSPYPPHPGQHPSGNGGDYPGAGNSYHSQGNFDFPHGNPSGGGVGGGGGGGGGGGGGGGGGGGPPMNDFMHGPQLSHPPDGPGGLLPQDKPLNHGMNDAMSHSDQSHSSMQPSLHASPHPGSQSGPPLHHGGQSGQPLHHGGQSSQPPRQPQPPPQPQHPGQNSHPHSDLNFNPSSDGQMAQGAQDMPEPSLDLLPELANPEELLSYLDPPDLPANSNDDLLSLFENN; translated from the exons CCCTGCTGTCCTCGTGGTGCGAGGAGCTGGgtcgcctcctgctgctgcgtcACCAGAAGAACCGGCAGAACGAGCCGCAGGGGAAAGTGCCCATGCAGTCCGGCATGAACAGCATGAAGCCCGGCCTCACACACAG CGATGGATCCTTTCCCTATGATTCTGTCCCCTGGCAACAAAACACCAACCAGCCCCCTGGGTCATTGTCTGTGGTTACCACAGTGTGGGGCGTGACCAATACCTCGCAGAGTCAG GTGCTGGGCAACCCGATGGCAAACAGCAATAACCCCATGAATCCTGGAGGCAACCCGATGGGATCCGGCATGTCCGCCAGCGGAGCGGGGCTCAACTCGCCCCAGTTCaacgctcagcagcagcagttcccgAACAAAGGGGGCTCCAACCAGCCGTACATCCAGCAGGGCATGTACGGCCGGCCCGGCTACCCCGGCGGTCCTGGGGGCTACAGCGGGAG TTACTCTGGGGGCCCTAATGCCCCGCCGGGAGGGATGGGAATGACCTCCCACACTCGACCCCCTGGTGATTTCACTCAGCCAGCTGCCGCTGCCGCAGCTGCTGCCGTCGCCGCTGCAGCTGCCACCGCAACGGCCACAGCAACAGCCACCGTGGCAGCGCTGCAGGAGACCCAGAATAAAGACATGAACCAGTATGGACAG ATGTGTCCGTCGTTTCAAATGGGCCCCGCGCCGGCCTACAGCAGCCAGTTCATGAACCAGCCAGGCCCGCGAGGACCCCCCGCAGGAATGAATCCAGCCAGCATGGGATCGGCCATGAACAACCCCAATATGAGCGGGCCCCCGATGGGGATGAGCCAGGCTCGGACCCCGGGCATGGGGCCCTTTGGAGCGCACAACCAAAGGATGCCGCAGCAAGGGTATCCCGGTGGACCCCGACCGGGCATGCCGATGCAGGGGATGAAGAGGCCGTATCCCGGGGAG GGGAGTTACGGCGGCCAGCAGTATGGGCCGAACAGTCAGTTCCAACCTCAGCAGGGGCAGTATCCCACATCAAACGCATCCCGGCCTCTGCCCTCTCCTAACTACCCCAGCCAGAGGATGCCAGGGCAGCAGGGCCAAGGACCGTATCCACCTGGCATGCCCATGGGCCAGTACTACAAG CAAGAGCCCTTCAACGGTCAGAGCACCAACTTCTCTGGAGGTGGATACTCCTATGGCCAAGGCAACGGG CCTCCCAGGCCCGGTAACTACCCCCACTCCCCAGTCCCCGGAAATCCCACACCCCCCATGACCCCAGGAAGTAGTATTCCTCCATATCTCTCGCCAAACCAGGATGTGAAGCCCCCCTTTCCACCCGACATGAAACCAAATATGACGGCACTTCCGCCCCCTCCAG CCAACCCCAACGAGGAGCTGCGGCTGACGTTCCCCGTCAGGGACGGAGTGGTGCTGGAACCGTTCCGCTTGGAGCACAATCTGGCCGTCAGCAACCACGTCTTCCACCTTCGACCCTCCGTCCACCAAACCCTCATGTGGAG GTCAGACCTGGAGCTGCAGTTTAAGTGCTACCACCATGAAGACAGGCAGATGAACACCAACTGGCCCGCCTCCGTCCAGGTCAGCGTCAACGCCACGCCCCTCACCATCGAGAGGGGCGACAACAAGACTTCCCACAAACCCCTGCACCTGAAGCACGTGTGCCAGCCGGGGAGGAACACCATCCAGATCACCGTCAccgcctgctgctgt TCCCACCTGTTTGTGCTTCAGCTGGTCCACAGGCCATCTGTGCGGTCCGTCCTCCAGGGGCTTCTGAAGAAGAGACTCCTTCCTGCAGAACACTGCATCACCAAGA ttaAGAGGAACTTCAGCAGCGTGGCGGCCTCGGCGGGAAACACCACCCTCAACGGGGAGGACGGTGTCGAGCAGACGGCCATTAAAGTTTCACTGAAGTGTCCCATTACTTTTAGACGAATCCAGCTCCCCGCGCGAGGGCACGACTGCAAACATGTCCAG TGCTTTGATTTGGAGTCCTACTTGCAGCTCAACTGTGAGAGGGGGACCTGGAGGTGTCCTGTGTGCAA taaaacagCGTTACTAGAAGGTCTAGAAGTGGATCAGTATATGTGGGGAATCCTCAATGCCATTCAAAA TTCAGAGTTTGAAGAGGTCACTATAGACCCCACGTGTAGCTGGCGACCGGTCCCCATTAAGTCCGAGCTCCACATCAAAGAAGACCCCGACGGGCCGCTGGCCAAGCGCTTCAAGACCATGAGCCCGAGCCAGATGACCATGCCCAACGTGATGGAGATGATCGCCCAGCTGGGGCCTGGTCCAGGACCGGGTTCGGGGCCCGGACCGGGACCCGGGCCAGGCCCCAGCCCCTACCCTCCGCATCCTGGTCAGCACCCCAGTGGCAACGGGGGCGATTACCCCGGAGCAG GCAACAGTTACCACAGCCAGGGGAACTTTGACTTCCCACATGGGAACCCCTCCGGGggtggagtaggaggaggaggaggaggaggaggtggaggaggaggtgggggaggaggaggaggagggccgcCGATGAATGACTTCATGCATGGCCCTCAGCTCTCCCACCCGCCAGACGGACCCGGCGGTCTCTTACCCCAGGACAAGCCCCTCAACCACGGCATGAACGATGCA ATGTCCCATTCAGATCAGTCCCATAGCTCCATGCAGCCGAGCTTGCATGCGTCTCCCCACCCCGGCAGCCAGTCAGGGCCGCCGTTGCATCACGGCGGCCAGTCAGGGCAGCCCTTGCATCACGGCGGCCAGTCATCACAGCCACCTCGCCAGCCGCAGCCCCCACCGCAGCCCCAGCATCCCGGGCAGAACAGTCACCCGCACAGCGATCTGAACTTTAACCCGTCCTCAGATGGGCAGATGGCTCAGGGAGCGCAGGACATGCCCGAACCCTCGCTGGAT CTACTTCCAGAGCTGGCCAACCCGGAGGAGCTGCTCTCATACCTGGACCCTCCCGACCTTCCTGCCAACAGCAACGACgaccttctctctcttttcgaGAACAACTAG
- the zmiz1a gene encoding zinc finger MIZ domain-containing protein 1a isoform X3, which yields MQVCNLILQGFFFFFFFSFSFLCLTNGSHIAGLLTGACVFVCALRNRKGERGLSASITAPYDRALLSSWCEELGRLLLLRHQKNRQNEPQGKVPMQSGMNSMKPGLTHSDGSFPYDSVPWQQNTNQPPGSLSVVTTVWGVTNTSQSQVLGNPMANSNNPMNPGGNPMGSGMSASGAGLNSPQFNAQQQQFPNKGGSNQPYIQQGMYGRPGYPGGPGGYSGSYSGGPNAPPGGMGMTSHTRPPGDFTQPAAAAAAAAVAAAAATATATATATVAALQETQNKDMNQYGQMCPSFQMGPAPAYSSQFMNQPGPRGPPAGMNPASMGSAMNNPNMSGPPMGMSQARTPGMGPFGAHNQRMPQQGYPGGPRPGMPMQGMKRPYPGEGSYGGQQYGPNSQFQPQQGQYPTSNASRPLPSPNYPSQRMPGQQGQGPYPPGMPMGQYYKQEPFNGQSTNFSGGGYSYGQGNGPPRPGNYPHSPVPGNPTPPMTPGSSIPPYLSPNQDVKPPFPPDMKPNMTALPPPPANPNEELRLTFPVRDGVVLEPFRLEHNLAVSNHVFHLRPSVHQTLMWRSDLELQFKCYHHEDRQMNTNWPASVQVSVNATPLTIERGDNKTSHKPLHLKHVCQPGRNTIQITVTACCCSHLFVLQLVHRPSVRSVLQGLLKKRLLPAEHCITKIKRNFSSVAASAGNTTLNGEDGVEQTAIKVSLKCPITFRRIQLPARGHDCKHVQCFDLESYLQLNCERGTWRCPVCNKTALLEGLEVDQYMWGILNAIQNSEFEEVTIDPTCSWRPVPIKSELHIKEDPDGPLAKRFKTMSPSQMTMPNVMEMIAQLGPGPGPGSGPGPGPGPGPSPYPPHPGQHPSGNGGDYPGAGNSYHSQGNFDFPHGNPSGGGVGGGGGGGGGGGGGGGGGGGPPMNDFMHGPQLSHPPDGPGGLLPQDKPLNHGMNDAMSHSDQSHSSMQPSLHASPHPGSQSGPPLHHGGQSGQPLHHGGQSSQPPRQPQPPPQPQHPGQNSHPHSDLNFNPSSDGQMAQGAQDMPEPSLDLLPELANPEELLSYLDPPDLPANSNDDLLSLFENN from the exons CCCTGCTGTCCTCGTGGTGCGAGGAGCTGGgtcgcctcctgctgctgcgtcACCAGAAGAACCGGCAGAACGAGCCGCAGGGGAAAGTGCCCATGCAGTCCGGCATGAACAGCATGAAGCCCGGCCTCACACACAG CGATGGATCCTTTCCCTATGATTCTGTCCCCTGGCAACAAAACACCAACCAGCCCCCTGGGTCATTGTCTGTGGTTACCACAGTGTGGGGCGTGACCAATACCTCGCAGAGTCAG GTGCTGGGCAACCCGATGGCAAACAGCAATAACCCCATGAATCCTGGAGGCAACCCGATGGGATCCGGCATGTCCGCCAGCGGAGCGGGGCTCAACTCGCCCCAGTTCaacgctcagcagcagcagttcccgAACAAAGGGGGCTCCAACCAGCCGTACATCCAGCAGGGCATGTACGGCCGGCCCGGCTACCCCGGCGGTCCTGGGGGCTACAGCGGGAG TTACTCTGGGGGCCCTAATGCCCCGCCGGGAGGGATGGGAATGACCTCCCACACTCGACCCCCTGGTGATTTCACTCAGCCAGCTGCCGCTGCCGCAGCTGCTGCCGTCGCCGCTGCAGCTGCCACCGCAACGGCCACAGCAACAGCCACCGTGGCAGCGCTGCAGGAGACCCAGAATAAAGACATGAACCAGTATGGACAG ATGTGTCCGTCGTTTCAAATGGGCCCCGCGCCGGCCTACAGCAGCCAGTTCATGAACCAGCCAGGCCCGCGAGGACCCCCCGCAGGAATGAATCCAGCCAGCATGGGATCGGCCATGAACAACCCCAATATGAGCGGGCCCCCGATGGGGATGAGCCAGGCTCGGACCCCGGGCATGGGGCCCTTTGGAGCGCACAACCAAAGGATGCCGCAGCAAGGGTATCCCGGTGGACCCCGACCGGGCATGCCGATGCAGGGGATGAAGAGGCCGTATCCCGGGGAG GGGAGTTACGGCGGCCAGCAGTATGGGCCGAACAGTCAGTTCCAACCTCAGCAGGGGCAGTATCCCACATCAAACGCATCCCGGCCTCTGCCCTCTCCTAACTACCCCAGCCAGAGGATGCCAGGGCAGCAGGGCCAAGGACCGTATCCACCTGGCATGCCCATGGGCCAGTACTACAAG CAAGAGCCCTTCAACGGTCAGAGCACCAACTTCTCTGGAGGTGGATACTCCTATGGCCAAGGCAACGGG CCTCCCAGGCCCGGTAACTACCCCCACTCCCCAGTCCCCGGAAATCCCACACCCCCCATGACCCCAGGAAGTAGTATTCCTCCATATCTCTCGCCAAACCAGGATGTGAAGCCCCCCTTTCCACCCGACATGAAACCAAATATGACGGCACTTCCGCCCCCTCCAG CCAACCCCAACGAGGAGCTGCGGCTGACGTTCCCCGTCAGGGACGGAGTGGTGCTGGAACCGTTCCGCTTGGAGCACAATCTGGCCGTCAGCAACCACGTCTTCCACCTTCGACCCTCCGTCCACCAAACCCTCATGTGGAG GTCAGACCTGGAGCTGCAGTTTAAGTGCTACCACCATGAAGACAGGCAGATGAACACCAACTGGCCCGCCTCCGTCCAGGTCAGCGTCAACGCCACGCCCCTCACCATCGAGAGGGGCGACAACAAGACTTCCCACAAACCCCTGCACCTGAAGCACGTGTGCCAGCCGGGGAGGAACACCATCCAGATCACCGTCAccgcctgctgctgt TCCCACCTGTTTGTGCTTCAGCTGGTCCACAGGCCATCTGTGCGGTCCGTCCTCCAGGGGCTTCTGAAGAAGAGACTCCTTCCTGCAGAACACTGCATCACCAAGA ttaAGAGGAACTTCAGCAGCGTGGCGGCCTCGGCGGGAAACACCACCCTCAACGGGGAGGACGGTGTCGAGCAGACGGCCATTAAAGTTTCACTGAAGTGTCCCATTACTTTTAGACGAATCCAGCTCCCCGCGCGAGGGCACGACTGCAAACATGTCCAG TGCTTTGATTTGGAGTCCTACTTGCAGCTCAACTGTGAGAGGGGGACCTGGAGGTGTCCTGTGTGCAA taaaacagCGTTACTAGAAGGTCTAGAAGTGGATCAGTATATGTGGGGAATCCTCAATGCCATTCAAAA TTCAGAGTTTGAAGAGGTCACTATAGACCCCACGTGTAGCTGGCGACCGGTCCCCATTAAGTCCGAGCTCCACATCAAAGAAGACCCCGACGGGCCGCTGGCCAAGCGCTTCAAGACCATGAGCCCGAGCCAGATGACCATGCCCAACGTGATGGAGATGATCGCCCAGCTGGGGCCTGGTCCAGGACCGGGTTCGGGGCCCGGACCGGGACCCGGGCCAGGCCCCAGCCCCTACCCTCCGCATCCTGGTCAGCACCCCAGTGGCAACGGGGGCGATTACCCCGGAGCAG GCAACAGTTACCACAGCCAGGGGAACTTTGACTTCCCACATGGGAACCCCTCCGGGggtggagtaggaggaggaggaggaggaggaggtggaggaggaggtgggggaggaggaggaggagggccgcCGATGAATGACTTCATGCATGGCCCTCAGCTCTCCCACCCGCCAGACGGACCCGGCGGTCTCTTACCCCAGGACAAGCCCCTCAACCACGGCATGAACGATGCA ATGTCCCATTCAGATCAGTCCCATAGCTCCATGCAGCCGAGCTTGCATGCGTCTCCCCACCCCGGCAGCCAGTCAGGGCCGCCGTTGCATCACGGCGGCCAGTCAGGGCAGCCCTTGCATCACGGCGGCCAGTCATCACAGCCACCTCGCCAGCCGCAGCCCCCACCGCAGCCCCAGCATCCCGGGCAGAACAGTCACCCGCACAGCGATCTGAACTTTAACCCGTCCTCAGATGGGCAGATGGCTCAGGGAGCGCAGGACATGCCCGAACCCTCGCTGGAT CTACTTCCAGAGCTGGCCAACCCGGAGGAGCTGCTCTCATACCTGGACCCTCCCGACCTTCCTGCCAACAGCAACGACgaccttctctctcttttcgaGAACAACTAG